A genome region from Pan troglodytes isolate AG18354 chromosome 3, NHGRI_mPanTro3-v2.0_pri, whole genome shotgun sequence includes the following:
- the SMIM20 gene encoding small integral membrane protein 20, which yields MSRNLRTALIFGGFISLIGAAFYPIYFRPLMRLEEYKKEQAINRAGIVQEDVQPPGLKVWSDPFGRK from the exons ATGTCCCGGAACCTGCGCACCGCGCTCATTTTCGGCGGCTTCATCTCCCTGATCGGCGCCGCCTTCTATCCCATCTATTTCCGGCCCCTAATGAGATTGGAGGAGTACA AGAAGGAACAAGCTATAAATCGGGCTGGAATTGTTCAAGAGGATGTGCAGCCACCag GGTTAAAAGTGTGGTCTGATCCATTTGGCAGGAAATGA